A section of the Amblyomma americanum isolate KBUSLIRL-KWMA chromosome 2, ASM5285725v1, whole genome shotgun sequence genome encodes:
- the Pisd gene encoding phosphatidylserine decarboxylase isoform X1 — protein sequence MWLPHQGLPLLLLTTQRGGGPWLGRHKDACRAPASPLLAPPWLCALPSASLPNCSGRTRHMASHGGEPTSPRPAWERSSSFLGASRYLRWMPIPLGLGFACLAYLRSLHSRQRDDESSPQPVASGLQVSFYRMLPLRMASRWWGWANDIELPVWLRTPVLGLFAWAFGCDVHEAEVEDLRQYRNLGEFFRRSLKPGLRPLCPGDCVVSPADGTVLHFGRIEKGFAEQVKGITYSLPRFLGPHPWDPHCLHTSGEEEYHKKLLQQKGTELYHCVVYLAPGDYHRFHSPVHWEVQHRRHFPGTLLSVRPGVVNWIAGLFNMNERVVYMGRWLHGFFSMTAVGATNVGSIKVYFDYNLVTNRRKYKKHNFNDQCFQSNHNSEGIQIEKGAPFGEFNLGSTIVLIFEAPQNFSLELKEGQRIKYGELICRLCPGSNRQESQT from the exons ATGTGGCTCCCACACCagggcctgccgctgctgctgctgacaacCCAGCGCGGTGGCGGCCCCTGGCTAGGCCGCCACAAGGACGCCTGCCGTGCTCCTGCCTCCCCACTGTTGGCACCACCCTGGCTCTGCGCGCTGCCATCCGCCAGCCTGCCCAACTGCTCTGGTCGCACCAGGCACATGGCAAGCC ATGGGGGTGAGCCTACGTCACCACGGCCGGCCTGGGAGCGGAGCAGTTCTTTCTTGGGTGCAAGCCGCTACCTCCGGTGGATGCCCATACCACTGGGTCTTGGCTTTGCCTGTTTGGCCTACCTGAGGAGCCTGCACAGCCGCCAGCGAGATGATGAGAGCAGCCCACAGCCCGTCGCCTCTGGCCTCCAA GTGTCTTTCTACCGGATGCTGCCGCTACGTATGGCTTCTCGCTGGTGGGGCTGGGCAAACGACATAGAGCTTCCTGTGTGGCTGCGTACTCCAGTGCTGGGCCTGTTTGCCTGGGCCTTTGGCTGCGACGTACACGAGGCCGAGGTCGAAGACCTGCGGCAGTACCGCAACCTGGGGGAGTTCTTTCGGCGCTCGCTGAAGCCGGGTCTCAGACCCCTCTGTCCAGGAGACTGTGTG GTGAGTCCAGCAGATGGCACAGTGCTACATTTTGGCCGCATAGAGAAGGGGTTTGCTGAACAGGTGAAGGGCATCACATATTCACTGCCAAGGTTTCTTGGACCTCACCCCTGGGACCCTCACTGTTTACACACCTCT GGTGAGGAAGAGTATCACAAGAAGCTTCTGCAACAGAAAGGCACGGAGTTGTATCACTGTGTTGTGTATCTGGCCCCTGGTGACTACCACCGTTTCCACTCACCCGTGCACTGGGAGGTGCAGCATCGGAGGCACTTTCCAG GAACACTTCTAAGTGTGCGACCAGGCGTTGTCAATTGGATAGCTGGCTTGTTCAACATGAACGAGCGAGTAGTCTACATGGGCCGCTGGCTGCATGGATTCTTCAGCATGACTGCCGTAGGTGCCACCAATGTTGGCTCCATCAAGGTTTACTTTGACTAT AACCTGGTGACCAACCGGCGCAAGTACAAGAAGCACAACTTCAATGACCAGTGCTTCCAGTCGAACCAtaactcagaaggtatccaaatTGAGAAGGGTGCCCCTTTCGGTGAGTTCAACTTGGGGTCCACCATCGTGCTGATCTTCGAAGCGCCACAGAACTTCTCGCTCGAGCTTAAGGAGGGCCAGCGCATCAAGTACGGTGAGCTCATCTGTCGGCTCTGCCCTGGCAGCAACAGGCAGGAGTCACAGACATGA
- the Pisd gene encoding phosphatidylserine decarboxylase isoform X2 codes for MLLGQALVELFRIVVVTGLLISKQSFKISKRSFKMVDRLPAKRPFLCSTAFLWLLLLLLSQDGGEPTSPRPAWERSSSFLGASRYLRWMPIPLGLGFACLAYLRSLHSRQRDDESSPQPVASGLQVSFYRMLPLRMASRWWGWANDIELPVWLRTPVLGLFAWAFGCDVHEAEVEDLRQYRNLGEFFRRSLKPGLRPLCPGDCVVSPADGTVLHFGRIEKGFAEQVKGITYSLPRFLGPHPWDPHCLHTSGEEEYHKKLLQQKGTELYHCVVYLAPGDYHRFHSPVHWEVQHRRHFPGTLLSVRPGVVNWIAGLFNMNERVVYMGRWLHGFFSMTAVGATNVGSIKVYFDYNLVTNRRKYKKHNFNDQCFQSNHNSEGIQIEKGAPFGEFNLGSTIVLIFEAPQNFSLELKEGQRIKYGELICRLCPGSNRQESQT; via the exons ATGTTGCTGGGCCAAGCCCTGGTTGAGTTGTTTCGTATCGTGGTGGTGACGGGGCTGCTCATATCAAAGCAGTCATTCAAGATATCAAAGCGGTCGTTCAAGATGGTTGACAGGCTGCCCGCAAAGCGGCCTTTTCTGTGCAGCACCGCGTTtctctggctgctgctgcttctgctgagtCAAG ATGGGGGTGAGCCTACGTCACCACGGCCGGCCTGGGAGCGGAGCAGTTCTTTCTTGGGTGCAAGCCGCTACCTCCGGTGGATGCCCATACCACTGGGTCTTGGCTTTGCCTGTTTGGCCTACCTGAGGAGCCTGCACAGCCGCCAGCGAGATGATGAGAGCAGCCCACAGCCCGTCGCCTCTGGCCTCCAA GTGTCTTTCTACCGGATGCTGCCGCTACGTATGGCTTCTCGCTGGTGGGGCTGGGCAAACGACATAGAGCTTCCTGTGTGGCTGCGTACTCCAGTGCTGGGCCTGTTTGCCTGGGCCTTTGGCTGCGACGTACACGAGGCCGAGGTCGAAGACCTGCGGCAGTACCGCAACCTGGGGGAGTTCTTTCGGCGCTCGCTGAAGCCGGGTCTCAGACCCCTCTGTCCAGGAGACTGTGTG GTGAGTCCAGCAGATGGCACAGTGCTACATTTTGGCCGCATAGAGAAGGGGTTTGCTGAACAGGTGAAGGGCATCACATATTCACTGCCAAGGTTTCTTGGACCTCACCCCTGGGACCCTCACTGTTTACACACCTCT GGTGAGGAAGAGTATCACAAGAAGCTTCTGCAACAGAAAGGCACGGAGTTGTATCACTGTGTTGTGTATCTGGCCCCTGGTGACTACCACCGTTTCCACTCACCCGTGCACTGGGAGGTGCAGCATCGGAGGCACTTTCCAG GAACACTTCTAAGTGTGCGACCAGGCGTTGTCAATTGGATAGCTGGCTTGTTCAACATGAACGAGCGAGTAGTCTACATGGGCCGCTGGCTGCATGGATTCTTCAGCATGACTGCCGTAGGTGCCACCAATGTTGGCTCCATCAAGGTTTACTTTGACTAT AACCTGGTGACCAACCGGCGCAAGTACAAGAAGCACAACTTCAATGACCAGTGCTTCCAGTCGAACCAtaactcagaaggtatccaaatTGAGAAGGGTGCCCCTTTCGGTGAGTTCAACTTGGGGTCCACCATCGTGCTGATCTTCGAAGCGCCACAGAACTTCTCGCTCGAGCTTAAGGAGGGCCAGCGCATCAAGTACGGTGAGCTCATCTGTCGGCTCTGCCCTGGCAGCAACAGGCAGGAGTCACAGACATGA
- the LOC144121135 gene encoding uncharacterized protein LOC144121135 — protein sequence MPLWRTRLALWIRENPYFAPLFLRLTLSLVLVLYLSLGASMFIVLASEDEDGKISTVSELRNRTSERLTARLQKLSSKPEAWSRTVLHHLAAYDDRMSGVDLRGCTETGNGPWSFSEAMLFSLALLTTSGGYDYAKTSSAVKATVMAYIFFGLPLVACWLLLHCKTVAQTWLLACVNIYRLATGLRKRFRTVSPAGAEDKDGDGIPAAPPRQTMTLFRPELSIVAGHLSYAQLALREGDRRIRVVSVGTPQGTTVVVNRQAVTAASAALCCCFLIYMLFGAGTMAAGSEKTMLDGLFWIFLQFTTTSSNSQAAFSLSPGARGGWTLYYAVGALQLTALAYMVFMLATWKCAFCEDTWMAQSTQA from the exons ATGCCGCTGTGGAGGACTAGGCTCGCCCTATGGATTCGTGAGAACCCTTATTTCGCGCCGCTCTTCCTTCGTCTGACGCTAAGTTTAGTTCTGGTTCTTTACCTGAGCTTAGGAGCGTCCATGTTTATCGTCCTAGCTAGCGAAGACGAAGACGGAAAGATCTCTACTGTTTCCGAGCTGAGAAACAGAACTTCTGAGCGCCTGACTGCTAGGCTGCAGAAGCTCTCGTCTAAACCCGAGGCGTGGAGCCGGACAGTACTCCACCACCTCGCCGCGTATGATGACAGGATGTCCGGTGTCGACCTCAGGGGATGCACGGAGACCGGAAATGGGCCCTGGTCGTTTTCTGAAGCCATGCTCTTCAGCCTTGCGCTGCTGACGACATCAg GAGGTTACGACTACGCCAAGACGTCATCAGCAGTGAAGGCGACCGTCATGGCATACATATTCTTCGGCCTCCCgctcgtcgcctgctggctcctgCTGCATTGCAAGACGGTTGCGCAGACATGGCTCCTAGCTTGCGTCAACATCTACCGCCTTGCCACGGGTCTCAGGAAACGCTTCCGCACAGTCAGTCCCGCCGGCGCAGAAGACAAAGACGGTGATGGCATTCCCGCCGCTCCACCCAGGCAGACGATGACGCTCTTCCGTCCAGAACTTTCCATCGTGGCCGGCCACCTGAGCTATGCGCAACTCGCCTTGAGGGAAGGAGACCGCAGGATCCGCGTTGTCAGTGTTGGGACACCGCAGGGCACGACCGTGGTGGTCAACCGGCAAGCCGTGACCGCAGCCTCGGCAGCGCTCTGCTGTTGCTTCCTCATCTACATGCTCTTTGGCGCTGGCACCATGGCTGCCGGCTCGGAGAAGACTATGCTTGACGGCCTGTTCTGGATCTTTCTCCAGTTCACGACGACCAGTTCCAATTCGCAAGCTGCCTTCAGTTTGAGCCCGGGTGCCCGGGGAGGATGGACGCTTTACTATGCTGTGGGAGCTCTTCAGCTGACTGCTCTAGCGTACATGGTCTTCATGTTGGCCACGTGGAAGTGCGCGTTCTGCGAGGACACTTGGATGGCTCAGTCCACACAGGCTTAG